Part of the Trueperaceae bacterium genome is shown below.
CGGCCTGCACCACGTGACGGGCGTGACCGGCGACGTCCAGGCGAACGCCGACTTCTACCTGGGCCTCCTGGGGCTGCGGCTGGTCAAGCGCACCGTCAACCACCAGGACCCGTCGACGCTCCACCTCTTCTACGCGCCGCACGACGGCAGCCCCGGCACCGCCCTGACCTTCTTCGCCTGGCCGGACACCGCGGAGGGGCGGCGCGGCGTGGGCCAGGCCGCCGAGGTAGGGCTGAGCGTGCCGCGCGCGGAGGTCGGGTTCTGGTACGAGCGGCTCCTGTCGCGCGGCGTGCGCTTCGGCGGCCCCACCGCCAAGGGCGGGCAGACGACCTTGTCGCTCGAGGACCCGGACGGCCTGCCGATCGTCCTGGTCGGCACCGACGACGCCCCCGCTCCGGCGGCCGACGCGGAGCGCTCCGGGGTGCCCCCGGCCGCGTCCGTGCGCGGCCTGCACCACGTGACGCTCTGGTCTGACCAGGTGGAGGCGACGGGCGAGGTCCTCACGGCGCTGCTCGGCTTCGAGGCCGTAGACCGGGCCGGCACCCTGCGCGCCTACCGCGCGCCGGCCGAGGTGGGCAGCCTCGTCTACGTGCGCGACGCCGCCGGGTTCTGGCCCGCCGCGGGCGGCGTCGGCACCGTCCACCACGTGGCCTTCCGCCGCGACATGGACACCTTCCCGGCCCGGCTCCGGGAGTACGCCGCGAAGCGCCTCCTCGCCATGAGCCCGCTCCGCGAGCACGGCTACTTCCGCTCGGCGTACTTCCGCGAGCCGTCGGGGGCGCTCTTCGAGGTCGCCAGCGACGACCCGGGGCTGACCCTCGACGAGCCCCTGCAGTCGCTGGGCGAGGCCCTGGTCCTGCCGCCCGACCTGGAGCCGCGCCGGGCGGAGCTCGAGACCGTCCTGCCCACGTTCGCCCTGCCCGGCGAGGCTCGCCTCCCGCGCCGCGACCTCGGCTGGGTCCACCGGTTCGTGCCCGGGTCCTCGGGCGCCACGTTGGTGCTACTGCACGGGGTGGGCGGCGACGAGACCACGCTGCTGCCGCTGGCCCGCCGGGCCTCCTCCCGAGCTCACCTCCTCTCCCTCAGGGGCCACATCGCCGACGGCGCCGGGCCCTCGTTCGTCAGGCGCTCGCCGGCCGGGCAGGCCGATCCTGCCGCGCTGCGCCTGGCCGCCGACGAGCTCGCCGTCTTCGTGCGCGAGGCCGCGCGCCACTACGACCTGGGCGGCGCGCCCACGGTGCTGGTGGGGCACGAGGACGGCGCCGACCTGGCGCTGGCGAGCATCTCCCGCCACCCCGACGCCTTCTCCGCCGCCGCCCTCCTGCGCCCCGGCCTGGCGCCGAGCGAGCCGCCGCGCGGACGGCTCGATGGTAAGCGGGTGCTGCTGGTGCTGGGGAGCGACGACCCGTCCCTGGCCCAGGGGGAGGCGGCGGCCGCCTACCTGAGCACGGCCGGAGCCGAGGTCGAGGTCGTGCGGGTGCCGTTGGGCACCGTGCTCTGGGACCCCGACGTCGAGGCGCTGCGGGTCTGGCTCGACGTGGC
Proteins encoded:
- a CDS encoding VOC family protein is translated as GLHHVTGVTGDVQANADFYLGLLGLRLVKRTVNHQDPSTLHLFYAPHDGSPGTALTFFAWPDTAEGRRGVGQAAEVGLSVPRAEVGFWYERLLSRGVRFGGPTAKGGQTTLSLEDPDGLPIVLVGTDDAPAPAADAERSGVPPAASVRGLHHVTLWSDQVEATGEVLTALLGFEAVDRAGTLRAYRAPAEVGSLVYVRDAAGFWPAAGGVGTVHHVAFRRDMDTFPARLREYAAKRLLAMSPLREHGYFRSAYFREPSGALFEVASDDPGLTLDEPLQSLGEALVLPPDLEPRRAELETVLPTFALPGEARLPRRDLGWVHRFVPGSSGATLVLLHGVGGDETTLLPLARRASSRAHLLSLRGHIADGAGPSFVRRSPAGQADPAALRLAADELAVFVREAARHYDLGGAPTVLVGHEDGADLALASISRHPDAFSAAALLRPGLAPSEPPRGRLDGKRVLLVLGSDDPSLAQGEAAAAYLSTAGAEVEVVRVPLGTVLWDPDVEALRVWLDVAG